The following are encoded together in the Planctobacterium marinum genome:
- a CDS encoding GGDEF domain-containing protein: protein MSILANPEQLSLPRFSIQSLLNGFNEPAFLCDKNGNILHLNNLGKSLIQDSIHDHDINVNLPEVLGLEPLKFSRVAKGTLRTTAIIPARFEVVSDDHSEPKVISITLSSVRTEESAYPTHLLIRLTNSNGILESKFRRLKDQVEQVQAELQKRIALSMTDPLTGLLNRRAISNEFSDNNSLFNNRSQVHSIAIIDIDDFKQVNDNFGHRAGDEVLRGIAKLLKSHCREEDICCRWGGEEFVIALLESDKVVAMDTMQRLRRAIEQHVFSVGEQQISVTVSIGVSEFTIGDDLGDIIDAADKAMYEAKKSGKNNVLLNDDNPDLEF from the coding sequence GTGAGTATTTTAGCCAATCCTGAACAGTTAAGCCTGCCGAGGTTTTCCATACAAAGCCTGTTAAACGGTTTTAATGAGCCGGCTTTTTTGTGTGATAAAAACGGCAATATTCTGCATCTGAACAATCTTGGAAAAAGCCTGATTCAGGACAGTATTCATGATCATGATATTAATGTTAACCTGCCTGAAGTGTTGGGGCTCGAACCGCTGAAGTTTTCCCGTGTCGCCAAAGGTACGCTGCGCACCACAGCCATCATCCCGGCGCGCTTTGAAGTTGTATCGGATGACCATTCAGAACCCAAGGTTATAAGCATTACGCTCTCTTCTGTGAGAACAGAGGAAAGCGCCTACCCCACTCATTTGTTAATCAGGCTCACCAACAGTAATGGCATTCTGGAAAGTAAATTCCGCCGCTTGAAGGACCAGGTGGAACAAGTGCAGGCCGAATTGCAAAAACGCATTGCGCTATCGATGACGGATCCGCTAACGGGTTTGCTAAATCGTCGAGCCATCAGCAATGAATTTTCAGACAACAACTCTTTATTTAACAACCGTAGTCAAGTTCATAGTATCGCGATTATCGATATTGACGACTTCAAGCAGGTAAACGATAACTTCGGGCATCGTGCCGGTGATGAAGTGCTCAGAGGCATTGCCAAGCTACTTAAAAGCCATTGTCGTGAGGAAGACATTTGTTGTCGTTGGGGTGGTGAAGAGTTTGTTATTGCGTTGTTGGAAAGCGATAAGGTTGTGGCCATGGATACAATGCAGCGTCTACGCCGGGCCATTGAGCAACATGTTTTTAGTGTGGGAGAGCAACAAATAAGCGTTACGGTCTCCATCGGTGTTAGCGAGTTTACTATCGGCGATGATTTAGGAGACATCATAGACGCCGCTGATAAAGCTATGTACGAGGCAAAAAAATCAGGTAAAAACAACGTACTACTAAACGATGACAATCCCGACCTGGAGTTTTAA
- a CDS encoding DUF6958 family protein: protein MKKMLCHTPTPGKAPTKIDLDKYRQVAEAILNVLPDEGDGLAFTDLPDLVADYLGESKMQAIGSRTWYTTTVKLHLETEGKIRRVAGKGSQRLLKLVNAN, encoded by the coding sequence ATGAAGAAAATGCTTTGCCATACACCTACACCGGGTAAAGCGCCCACTAAAATTGATCTCGATAAATACCGACAAGTCGCTGAAGCAATTTTAAATGTGTTGCCGGATGAAGGTGACGGATTAGCGTTTACAGACTTACCTGACCTGGTGGCGGATTATCTTGGAGAGTCAAAAATGCAGGCAATTGGCTCGCGTACCTGGTATACCACTACAGTAAAATTGCATCTGGAAACGGAAGGGAAAATTAGGCGTGTTGCAGGTAAAGGCTCTCAAAGGTTGCTCAAATTGGTGAATGCCAACTAG
- a CDS encoding EAL domain-containing response regulator — translation MKLDVYILDDDVQFTGMLQRIAESFDYKVRAFNRAQAFLVHSPQSGVLILDLKMPDCDGIEVIRTLAERKSKLQLILMSGYDDGVLNSAKTLAAALGLEVLASFTKPIDVHKLKRVLDDSSAQVKSNHNHPGNEILITQETLKTALCEGQLYLEYQPQMSLKKQQIVSFEALVRWQHPEYGTVYPDVFIPVAEESGLISDLTKNVISMAFQQLAQWQEQKQYWHVAINISAKDLLSMDLPGYLAECEAQYQVPAQKVMLELTETAATGSLAESLEILNRLRLRGYRLSVDDFGTGYSSLSKLHDAPFNELKIDRRFVSSLLHDEKAMAIVKTCAALAKMLGLQVVAEGAEDLATVKALEEMHCDLVQGYYIGKPMNIEQIKECYRDAS, via the coding sequence GTGAAGTTAGACGTATACATTCTGGACGATGATGTGCAGTTTACTGGCATGTTGCAACGAATTGCCGAGAGCTTTGACTACAAGGTCAGAGCTTTTAATCGCGCCCAAGCGTTTTTGGTACATTCCCCCCAAAGCGGTGTTTTGATTCTGGATCTTAAAATGCCTGATTGTGATGGCATAGAAGTGATCCGCACGTTGGCAGAGCGGAAATCAAAATTGCAACTAATATTGATGAGCGGCTATGACGATGGCGTGCTTAATTCTGCTAAAACCCTCGCCGCAGCACTGGGTCTTGAAGTGTTAGCATCTTTCACTAAGCCCATAGATGTGCACAAACTAAAACGGGTATTGGATGACTCAAGTGCTCAAGTGAAATCCAATCATAATCACCCTGGAAATGAAATATTAATTACTCAAGAAACCCTGAAAACGGCGCTGTGCGAGGGGCAGTTATATTTAGAATACCAGCCTCAGATGAGTCTCAAGAAACAACAAATAGTAAGTTTTGAAGCGCTGGTGCGTTGGCAGCATCCGGAGTACGGTACTGTATATCCTGACGTTTTTATTCCGGTGGCTGAAGAATCTGGTTTGATAAGTGATTTAACAAAAAATGTAATTAGCATGGCGTTCCAGCAACTAGCACAGTGGCAAGAACAAAAACAATATTGGCACGTGGCGATTAATATTTCTGCCAAAGATTTGTTAAGCATGGATTTGCCCGGATATTTGGCTGAATGCGAAGCACAGTATCAGGTGCCGGCTCAAAAAGTAATGTTGGAACTCACTGAGACTGCGGCGACGGGTAGCCTGGCCGAATCTTTGGAGATTTTGAATCGCTTGCGTTTACGGGGTTACAGGTTGTCGGTTGACGACTTTGGAACTGGCTATTCTTCCCTTTCTAAGTTACACGACGCTCCTTTTAATGAATTAAAGATCGACAGGCGCTTCGTTTCGTCATTACTACATGATGAAAAAGCCATGGCGATTGTTAAAACCTGTGCAGCTTTAGCCAAAATGCTCGGCTTACAGGTAGTGGCAGAGGGAGCTGAGGATCTCGCCACGGTAAAAGCGCTTGAAGAAATGCACTGTGACCTTGTGCAGGGCTACTACATAGGCAAACCGATGAACATTGAGC
- a CDS encoding HAD-IA family hydrolase, whose product MQFFRRLAPVKAFSFDLDDTFYDNHPYIVEAEKQLFAFMTTQWPQVAELGRPAWRRFRARSIVENPLYAHDMIALRKSVLDKMFSAIGLQGEDLRDAAQQSYDVFYFHRSNFVVNPEYVALLQELAAKYPVIAITNGNVDIARVGLKDCFHHVFHASTVLRSKPYRDMFDAASKACGVAPRNILHVGDNLEKDVGGAIKAGFQAAWYAENRPMNLNHEATQQLPHVALGALAELKQLV is encoded by the coding sequence ATGCAATTTTTTCGACGATTAGCGCCGGTCAAGGCCTTCAGTTTTGATTTGGACGATACTTTTTACGACAACCACCCTTACATTGTCGAGGCGGAAAAACAACTGTTTGCTTTTATGACGACCCAATGGCCGCAAGTCGCTGAGCTTGGCCGTCCTGCATGGCGTCGCTTTCGCGCCCGATCAATCGTTGAAAATCCGCTTTATGCCCACGACATGATTGCCTTACGCAAAAGCGTTTTAGACAAAATGTTTAGCGCTATTGGGTTACAGGGAGAGGACCTCAGAGATGCGGCGCAACAAAGTTACGATGTGTTTTATTTTCATCGCAGTAATTTTGTCGTAAACCCGGAATATGTAGCCTTATTGCAGGAACTTGCTGCTAAATATCCGGTAATCGCTATTACCAATGGTAATGTCGACATTGCGCGGGTAGGGCTCAAGGACTGTTTTCACCATGTCTTTCACGCCAGTACTGTGCTGCGCAGTAAACCCTATAGAGACATGTTTGATGCTGCCAGCAAGGCCTGCGGTGTTGCTCCTCGCAACATTTTGCATGTGGGGGATAATCTGGAAAAAGATGTTGGCGGAGCTATTAAGGCAGGTTTTCAAGCGGCATGGTATGCTGAAAATCGCCCAATGAATCTCAACCATGAGGCGACCCAACAATTACCTCATGTGGCACTTGGCGCGCTTGCGGAGTTAAAGCAGCTTGTTTAG
- a CDS encoding methanogen output domain 1-containing protein has protein sequence MPDIHAGERIDVKNLDVALDSDIFFRKMIRTVAGTLEDRVGMDEASGFIAVLGQELGRRIELAYEKSLNRRHFEKETVADILVDLKRRIGGEFSIESVNSNRMVLTNKRCPFGEEVLQRPSLCMMTSNVFGYIVSNSNGYAAIKLPETISQGHGRCRVVIELKMSDEFTESEEYREYFSQS, from the coding sequence ATGCCAGACATACACGCTGGAGAGCGTATCGATGTGAAAAACCTCGATGTGGCTCTGGATAGCGATATCTTTTTCCGAAAGATGATCCGAACCGTCGCTGGCACGTTAGAAGATAGAGTGGGTATGGATGAGGCATCAGGCTTCATTGCTGTTCTGGGGCAAGAGTTAGGTAGAAGAATTGAGCTGGCCTACGAAAAATCCCTGAACAGGCGACACTTTGAGAAAGAAACTGTTGCTGACATCCTGGTGGATTTGAAGCGACGCATCGGTGGCGAATTCAGTATTGAATCGGTCAACAGCAACAGGATGGTGCTCACCAATAAGCGCTGCCCATTCGGTGAAGAGGTGTTACAACGCCCATCCTTGTGCATGATGACTTCTAATGTATTCGGTTATATCGTTTCTAACAGCAACGGCTATGCCGCAATTAAGTTACCGGAAACAATCTCACAGGGGCATGGCAGATGCCGTGTGGTAATAGAATTAAAAATGTCTGACGAATTCACAGAAAGTGAGGAGTATCGTGAGTATTTTAGCCAATCCTGA